A window of Diabrotica virgifera virgifera chromosome 9, PGI_DIABVI_V3a contains these coding sequences:
- the LOC114326708 gene encoding cilia- and flagella-associated protein 91-like has product MPPISSLCFPYRPHDYMYDPIFTVSGPRDHYKAAIVAKMSAAKFQICPIFPNMFSDLPTRPRIQLVQRRQPAPISYRDRLAATQAKDPHLHRPPDVRGADRSKFFVSVMNFPPKDALPYQYSPTFTIEKVTKKTKKWEHQKTRSVEVETKFRESTAQTDPWEPPYKVIGKGDPELLKLDFLKWGSGLPAGMHEIQLIERARMKAAWEKEIIPDIRNENSLNQFRDYMTALELDEWAFREQEINEIQELRLQLLENMLNELHDATKTRNEMKLKNYIAQREAEKQEQLVKIRRKTARELRKLESQRKGIDRKYHAVNIIDEHVDKKSEIYAPLMRHGEHPKRWHQVIDDNLKKYRAQFIGVENLSTLPKWLDQATKIDKWTMHANWPRRKLCIKQTRWTAPVLKQLHEELKGLRKGVEKYTLRLRTKVDKLVEESHTPEVEGVSEDEESKYQALVLLQNIIKGRAAQIMIYEGRNTCRELIQELKHSKGLLKKQKEQKRKEKYRVKAQQRDELIQMRMVEKLQGSLGKLQGVVVGSLLDFLNKELRRLLEERKAHAMCLLNERERYVREAIEAGRRQKELRRRREHDEMFKQIVKVTQESVDVYLKDIITEGMEFVSNEAGTEYVLKLARQIEKETEDAYEEFLSVDEEDEIIANMILHFVLPDVNKKLVREKITKQQKQNLKTIHDTIYSKFENLPKPAYTEINPEEVASEVLEEILTQIEVHVIGEDTLFLSKTHSKRSRKSDASGTKQRVGIIVDEAEKLSLSQLSELSELEAYKDPLELYMSEMIEQDEEGLQFNIIPEDPEEYNFRKDVLDTIPEVDNESSSVKD; this is encoded by the exons ATGCCTCCAATATCTTCCCTTTGTTTCCCTTATAGACCACATGATTATATGTACG ATCCTATTTTTACGGTATCTGGACCAAGAGATCACTACAAGGCAGCGATAGTAGCAAAAATGTCTGCTGCAAAATTT CAAATATGTCCAATATTCCCCAACATGTTTTCGGACTTACCCACGAGGCCACGTATCCAGCTAGTACAGAGAAGACAACCAGCTCCAATCAGTTATCGAGATAGACTAGCTGCGACGCAAGCTAAAGATCCACATCTTCATAGGCCACCAGATGTGCGAGGAGCTGATAG GTCGAAATTTTTCGTTTCTGTCATGAATTTTCCACCGAAGGACGCTCTTCCCTACCAGTATTCGCCTACATTTACCATAGAGAAGGTGACCAAGAAAACCAAAAAATGGGAGCATCAGAAAACGAGAAGTGTTGAAGTGGAGACCAAGTTTAGAGAATCGACTGCCCAGACGGATCCTTGGGAACCCCCGTATAAGGTTATTGGAAAAGGAGATCCTGAACTTTTGAAACTGGATTTTCTAAAATGGG GTAGTGGTTTGCCAGCTGGAATGCACGAGATTCAGTTGATAGAACGGGCACGAATGAAAGCTGCGTGGGAAAAGGAAATTATACCAGATATCAGAAATGAAAATTCCCTCAATCAGTTTCGAGATTATATGACTGCGTTAGAGCTAGACGAATGGGCCTTTAG AGAAcaagaaataaacgaaatacaaGAACTGAGGTTGCAACTTCTAGAAAATATGTTAAACGAACTACATGACGCAACCAAGACTAGAAACGAGATGAAATTGAAGAATTATATCGCACAAAGGGAGGCCGAGAAACAGGAACAACTGGTTAAAATCAGGAGAAAAACTGCAAGGG aaTTGAGGAAATTAGAGTCTCAGCGTAAGGGCATAGATAGGAAATACCATGCAGTGAACATAATAGACGAGCACGTggacaaaaaatcagaaatatacGCCCCACTTATGAGACACGGAGAACATCCTAAACGCTGGCATCAAGTTATAGACGACAATCTGAAGAAATATAGAGCTCAATTTATCg GAGTTGAAAATCTTAGCACTTTACCCAAATGGTTAGACCAAGCGACGAAGATAGATAAATGGACCATGCATGCCAATTGGCCAAGGCGTAAATTGTGTATTAAACAAACCAGGTGGACTGCTCCGGTGCTAAAACAACTACACGAAGAACTGAAAG GCCTAAGAAAAGGAGTAGAGAAATATACTTTGCGATTAAGAACGAAAGTAGATAAGCTTGTTGAAGAATCTCACACCCCGGAAGTCGAAGGGGTATCCGAAGATGAAGAATCTAAATACCAAGCTTTAGTACTACTCCAGAACATTATTAAAGGCAGAGCTGCTCAAATTATG ATTTATGAAGGAAGAAACACTTGCAGAGAGCTAATTCAAGAATTGAAACATTCCAAAGGactattgaaaaaacagaaggaacaaaagagaaaagaaaaataCCGAGTCAAAGCACAACAACGAGACGAATTGATACAGATGAGAATG GTAGAAAAATTGCAAGGTTCGTTAGGAAAACTTCAAGGTGTAGTAGTTGGATCTTTACTAGACTTCCTAAACAAAGAACTACGAAGACTACTAGAAGAACGTAAGGCACACGCCATGTGCCTCTTGAACGAACGAGAACGATACGTGCGCGAAGCCATCGAGGCTGGAAGAAGACAGAAAGAATTGAGGAGGAGAAGAGAACACGATGAGATGTTCAAGCAAATCGTGAAGGTTACCCAAGAAAGCGTCGACGTGTATTTGAAAGATATCATTACGGAAGGTATGGAATTCGTTTCGAATGAAGCTGGTACTGAGTATGTTCTGAAGTTGGCGAGGCAGATCGAAAAAGAGACTGAAGATGCCTATGAGGA GTTCTTATCAGTTGACGAAGAAGACGAAATCATAGCCAACATGATCCTTCATTTCGTTCTACCAGATGTGAATAAAAAACTAGTACGAGAAAAGATCACGAAACaacaaaagcaaaatttaaaGACAATACACGATACGATTTACTCTAAATTTGAAAATCTACCAAAACCAG CTTACACCGAAATCAACCCCGAAGAAGTAGCATCAGAAGTTCTAGAAGAAATACTGACACAAATAGAAGTTCACGTCATTGGAGAAGACACATTGTTTTTAAGTAAAACACACAGCAAAAGATCACGCAAAAGTGATGCATCTGGAACAAAACAGAGAGTTGGAATAATCGTCGATGAAGCTGAAAAG